From Balaenoptera acutorostrata chromosome 8, mBalAcu1.1, whole genome shotgun sequence, the proteins below share one genomic window:
- the ASB1 gene encoding ankyrin repeat and SOCS box protein 1 isoform X2, whose amino-acid sequence MAEGGGRAGPGPAGPNLKEWLREQFCDHPLEHCEDTRLHDAAYVGDLQTLRSLLQEESYRSRINEKSVWCCGWLPCTPLRIAATAGHGNCVDFLIRKGAEVDLVDVKGQTALYVAVVNGHLESAQILLEAGADPNGSRHHRSTPVYHASRVGRADILKALIRYGADVDVNHHLTPDVQPPFSRRLTSLVVCPLYISAAYHNLQCFKLLLQAGANPDFNCNGPVNTQGLSRGSPGCVMDAVLRHGCEAAFVSLLVEFGANLSLVRWESSGPESRGRRKVDPEALQVFKEARSVPRTLLNLCRVAVRRALGKHRLHLIPSLPLPDPIKKFLLYEQNSRAVVDCSEEEAICRASRHRFLPL is encoded by the exons GTCCGAATCTGAAGGAGTGGCTGAGGGAGCAGTTTTGTGACCACCcgctggagcactgtgaggacaCGAGGCTCCACGATGCAGCCTACGTGGGGGACCTCCAGACCCTCCGGAGCCTGCTGCAGGAGGAGAGCTACCGGAG CCGCATCAACGAGAAGTCAGTGTGGTGCTGTGGCTGGCTGCCCTGCACGCCACTGCGCATCGCGGCCACCGCCGGCCACGGGAACTGCGTGGACTTCCTGATCCGGAAGGGGGCTGAGGTGGACCTGGTGGACGTGAAGGGACAGACGGCCCTGTACGTGGCCGTGGTGAACGGGCACCTGGAGAGCGCCCAGATCCTTCTGGAAGCCGGCGCCGACCCCAATGGAAGCCGGCACCACCGCAGCACCCCTGTCTACCATGCCTCCCGGGTGGGCAGGGCAGACATCCTGAAGGCCCTCATCAG GTACGGGGCCGACGTCGATGTCAACCACCACCTGACCCCTGACGTCCAGCCCCCTTTCTCCCGGCGGCTCACCTCCTTGGTGGTCTGCCCCCTGTACATCAGCGCCGCCTACCACAACCTCCAGTGCTTCAAGCTGCTCCTGCAGGCTGGGGCAAACCCGGACTTCAACTGCAACGGTCCTGTCAATACGCAGGGCCTCTCCAGGGGCTCCCCCGGCTGCGTCATGGACGCCGTGCTGCGCCACGGCTGCGAGGCGGCCTTCGTCAGCCTGCTTGTGGAGTTCGGGGCCAACCTGAGCCTGGTGCGGTGGGAGTCCTCGGGCCCAGAGTCGAGAGGCAGAAGGAAGGTGGACCCTGAGGCTCTGCAGGTCTTTAAAGAGGCCCGAA GTGTCCCCAGGACCTTGCTGAATCTGTGCCGCGTGGCCGTGAGAAGAGCGCTTGGCAAACACCGACTCCATCTGATTCCCTCGCTGCCTCTGCCAGACCCCATAAAAAAGTTTCTACTTTATGAGCAGAATTCACGAGCAGTGGTTGACTGCAGCGAGGAGGAAGCAATCTGCAGAGCAAGTCGACACCGATTCTTGCCCCTGTGA
- the ASB1 gene encoding ankyrin repeat and SOCS box protein 1 isoform X3 encodes MAQPCIHAGPNLKEWLREQFCDHPLEHCEDTRLHDAAYVGDLQTLRSLLQEESYRSRINEKSVWCCGWLPCTPLRIAATAGHGNCVDFLIRKGAEVDLVDVKGQTALYVAVVNGHLESAQILLEAGADPNGSRHHRSTPVYHASRVGRADILKALIRYGADVDVNHHLTPDVQPPFSRRLTSLVVCPLYISAAYHNLQCFKLLLQAGANPDFNCNGPVNTQGLSRGSPGCVMDAVLRHGCEAAFVSLLVEFGANLSLVRWESSGPESRGRRKVDPEALQVFKEARSVPRTLLNLCRVAVRRALGKHRLHLIPSLPLPDPIKKFLLYEQNSRAVVDCSEEEAICRASRHRFLPL; translated from the exons ATGGCCCAGCCTTgtataca TGCAGGTCCGAATCTGAAGGAGTGGCTGAGGGAGCAGTTTTGTGACCACCcgctggagcactgtgaggacaCGAGGCTCCACGATGCAGCCTACGTGGGGGACCTCCAGACCCTCCGGAGCCTGCTGCAGGAGGAGAGCTACCGGAG CCGCATCAACGAGAAGTCAGTGTGGTGCTGTGGCTGGCTGCCCTGCACGCCACTGCGCATCGCGGCCACCGCCGGCCACGGGAACTGCGTGGACTTCCTGATCCGGAAGGGGGCTGAGGTGGACCTGGTGGACGTGAAGGGACAGACGGCCCTGTACGTGGCCGTGGTGAACGGGCACCTGGAGAGCGCCCAGATCCTTCTGGAAGCCGGCGCCGACCCCAATGGAAGCCGGCACCACCGCAGCACCCCTGTCTACCATGCCTCCCGGGTGGGCAGGGCAGACATCCTGAAGGCCCTCATCAG GTACGGGGCCGACGTCGATGTCAACCACCACCTGACCCCTGACGTCCAGCCCCCTTTCTCCCGGCGGCTCACCTCCTTGGTGGTCTGCCCCCTGTACATCAGCGCCGCCTACCACAACCTCCAGTGCTTCAAGCTGCTCCTGCAGGCTGGGGCAAACCCGGACTTCAACTGCAACGGTCCTGTCAATACGCAGGGCCTCTCCAGGGGCTCCCCCGGCTGCGTCATGGACGCCGTGCTGCGCCACGGCTGCGAGGCGGCCTTCGTCAGCCTGCTTGTGGAGTTCGGGGCCAACCTGAGCCTGGTGCGGTGGGAGTCCTCGGGCCCAGAGTCGAGAGGCAGAAGGAAGGTGGACCCTGAGGCTCTGCAGGTCTTTAAAGAGGCCCGAA GTGTCCCCAGGACCTTGCTGAATCTGTGCCGCGTGGCCGTGAGAAGAGCGCTTGGCAAACACCGACTCCATCTGATTCCCTCGCTGCCTCTGCCAGACCCCATAAAAAAGTTTCTACTTTATGAGCAGAATTCACGAGCAGTGGTTGACTGCAGCGAGGAGGAAGCAATCTGCAGAGCAAGTCGACACCGATTCTTGCCCCTGTGA
- the ASB1 gene encoding ankyrin repeat and SOCS box protein 1 isoform X1 encodes MSSSDPCVCEPSLLCPPACGLCVLPLPLNYQILECKETAGPNLKEWLREQFCDHPLEHCEDTRLHDAAYVGDLQTLRSLLQEESYRSRINEKSVWCCGWLPCTPLRIAATAGHGNCVDFLIRKGAEVDLVDVKGQTALYVAVVNGHLESAQILLEAGADPNGSRHHRSTPVYHASRVGRADILKALIRYGADVDVNHHLTPDVQPPFSRRLTSLVVCPLYISAAYHNLQCFKLLLQAGANPDFNCNGPVNTQGLSRGSPGCVMDAVLRHGCEAAFVSLLVEFGANLSLVRWESSGPESRGRRKVDPEALQVFKEARSVPRTLLNLCRVAVRRALGKHRLHLIPSLPLPDPIKKFLLYEQNSRAVVDCSEEEAICRASRHRFLPL; translated from the exons GTGGCCTTTGTGTCTTACCTCTGCCATTGAACTATCAAATCCTGGAGTGTAAGGAAAC TGCAGGTCCGAATCTGAAGGAGTGGCTGAGGGAGCAGTTTTGTGACCACCcgctggagcactgtgaggacaCGAGGCTCCACGATGCAGCCTACGTGGGGGACCTCCAGACCCTCCGGAGCCTGCTGCAGGAGGAGAGCTACCGGAG CCGCATCAACGAGAAGTCAGTGTGGTGCTGTGGCTGGCTGCCCTGCACGCCACTGCGCATCGCGGCCACCGCCGGCCACGGGAACTGCGTGGACTTCCTGATCCGGAAGGGGGCTGAGGTGGACCTGGTGGACGTGAAGGGACAGACGGCCCTGTACGTGGCCGTGGTGAACGGGCACCTGGAGAGCGCCCAGATCCTTCTGGAAGCCGGCGCCGACCCCAATGGAAGCCGGCACCACCGCAGCACCCCTGTCTACCATGCCTCCCGGGTGGGCAGGGCAGACATCCTGAAGGCCCTCATCAG GTACGGGGCCGACGTCGATGTCAACCACCACCTGACCCCTGACGTCCAGCCCCCTTTCTCCCGGCGGCTCACCTCCTTGGTGGTCTGCCCCCTGTACATCAGCGCCGCCTACCACAACCTCCAGTGCTTCAAGCTGCTCCTGCAGGCTGGGGCAAACCCGGACTTCAACTGCAACGGTCCTGTCAATACGCAGGGCCTCTCCAGGGGCTCCCCCGGCTGCGTCATGGACGCCGTGCTGCGCCACGGCTGCGAGGCGGCCTTCGTCAGCCTGCTTGTGGAGTTCGGGGCCAACCTGAGCCTGGTGCGGTGGGAGTCCTCGGGCCCAGAGTCGAGAGGCAGAAGGAAGGTGGACCCTGAGGCTCTGCAGGTCTTTAAAGAGGCCCGAA GTGTCCCCAGGACCTTGCTGAATCTGTGCCGCGTGGCCGTGAGAAGAGCGCTTGGCAAACACCGACTCCATCTGATTCCCTCGCTGCCTCTGCCAGACCCCATAAAAAAGTTTCTACTTTATGAGCAGAATTCACGAGCAGTGGTTGACTGCAGCGAGGAGGAAGCAATCTGCAGAGCAAGTCGACACCGATTCTTGCCCCTGTGA